From Staphylococcus sp. M0911, a single genomic window includes:
- the sosA gene encoding DNA damage-induced cell division inhibitor SosA yields MLTKQTKTFLTYIAVFLVSCLIFLVFFLSVNQSAHSEQTYEMTDHEIHQNANQNEHQVPNNDGNSEHKSGSMFALAH; encoded by the coding sequence ATGTTAACAAAACAAACAAAGACATTTTTAACATATATAGCAGTGTTTTTAGTATCTTGCCTTATCTTTTTAGTATTCTTCTTAAGTGTTAATCAAAGTGCACATTCAGAACAAACGTACGAAATGACAGATCATGAAATTCATCAGAATGCTAACCAAAATGAACATCAAGTACCTAATAATGATGGGAACAGCGAACATAAATCTGGGTCTATGTTCGCATTAGCCCACTAA
- a CDS encoding DUF896 domain-containing protein has product MSKNDLNIDRINELAKKKKEQGLTNEEAKEQSKLRKKYLDSFREGFKKQLENTKVIDPEGNDVTPEKLKKIQQNKKEK; this is encoded by the coding sequence ATGTCTAAAAATGATTTGAATATTGATAGAATTAATGAATTAGCTAAAAAGAAGAAAGAGCAAGGTTTAACTAACGAGGAAGCAAAAGAGCAATCTAAGTTAAGAAAAAAATATCTTGATTCATTTAGAGAGGGATTCAAAAAGCAATTAGAAAATACTAAAGTGATAGATCCAGAAGGTAATGACGTTACTCCTGAAAAATTAAAGAAAATTCAACAGAATAAGAAAGAAAAATAA
- the sbcC gene encoding exonuclease subunit SbcC — MMLKLNNFGPFLNETIDFRNIDQNQLFLISGKTGSGKTMIFDAIVYALYGEASTKNRKENDLRSHFADGNSAMQVTFEFELNDKLFKIVRTGPFVKEGNTTKTPAKLNVFEYIENEFDLRESMVSAGNQFIIDLIGVNAEQFRQLFILPQGEFKKFLLSNSKEKQGILRTLFNSERFEEIEKRLNENVKNEKIQIEERYKNIERLWNDIHTFENNDLEELKSINVHQTDKINEVLHRFNEFGEKIGRKKYEQKKSHENEIEKVEQKLNDNKELEFNLNELKKNENELKQLKQNESFINQHRAKLNKINEIKPLSQLLDRNEAANKKLNQAEKSIEIAVHSINNLLKEKEENQLGLNQLSEQEESINIEKDYLEKTNTFYNNLSQYLNSYKEKERLSSQLVNLNEKSELVERELLELNEAIKSKEINYSHVEQLSQDIFNIEKEIEQAEKLKNDMQMKEELNSKLNDTKASYNQKCIEIDDLSNKLYEIDKTEINLNNKETLVEQLQQVVSLGDICPICGNEITSLGQHIDFDSINKKQNLIQSLQEDLNKMNIDKAKLESSLNHLTEQINNIYIDQNSIPDIENLYSKISRKKEEKEKQQKENEFILKTNKKVERKRQETFEIRNEVKNAESKIEQCEIRINDFESTTKHTEIDEFESYFKKLKSNVDHYLKSLEEHQQNRNEIAQKLSIEENNLQHHKQTKNEIQEDIKQTQQSIEAEMNRLNIDSIEQVQDIVKIVNEKEKIENEIKEYDKQIHKYELEMNRLKELVAGKKLDNIEEIQKALSQLKVELEHLNHEIATLEYQLKLNQQKVDEIVSNIEYLNKELKEQQDIFNLAEILSGRNSQKLTLENYVLIYYLEKIIAQANLRLATMSGQRYQLQRREALSQGFSGLEIDVFDFYSNKARHISSLSGGETFQASLALALGLSEIVQQESGGISLQSMFIDEGFGTLDQETLETALDTLVNLKSTGRMVGIISHVSELKQRIPLILEVTSNQYQSMTKFKWN, encoded by the coding sequence ATGATGTTAAAGCTGAACAATTTTGGTCCTTTCTTAAATGAAACAATAGATTTTAGAAATATAGATCAAAATCAATTGTTCTTAATTAGTGGTAAGACTGGTTCCGGTAAAACAATGATATTTGATGCTATCGTATATGCTTTATATGGCGAAGCTTCAACTAAAAATAGAAAGGAGAATGATTTAAGAAGTCATTTTGCAGATGGAAATTCAGCAATGCAAGTGACGTTCGAATTTGAACTTAATGATAAACTATTTAAGATAGTTCGTACGGGGCCTTTTGTCAAAGAGGGAAATACCACCAAAACTCCCGCGAAATTAAATGTTTTCGAGTATATAGAAAACGAATTTGATTTAAGGGAAAGTATGGTGAGTGCAGGTAACCAATTTATCATCGACTTAATTGGTGTTAATGCTGAACAGTTTAGACAATTATTTATTTTGCCACAAGGCGAATTTAAAAAATTCTTATTATCTAATAGTAAAGAAAAGCAAGGGATATTAAGAACACTCTTTAATAGTGAACGATTTGAAGAAATAGAAAAACGATTAAATGAAAATGTTAAAAATGAAAAAATCCAAATTGAAGAAAGATATAAAAATATTGAACGATTATGGAATGACATCCATACTTTTGAAAATAATGATCTAGAAGAATTAAAAAGTATCAATGTACATCAAACAGATAAAATCAATGAAGTATTACATAGATTTAATGAATTTGGTGAAAAAATAGGGCGAAAAAAATATGAACAAAAGAAAAGTCATGAAAATGAAATAGAAAAAGTAGAACAAAAACTCAATGATAATAAAGAGTTAGAATTCAATTTAAATGAGTTAAAGAAAAATGAAAATGAATTAAAGCAACTTAAGCAAAATGAAAGTTTTATTAATCAACATCGAGCGAAACTGAATAAGATTAATGAAATTAAACCATTATCGCAACTACTCGATAGAAATGAAGCGGCCAATAAAAAGTTAAATCAAGCAGAAAAATCTATAGAAATTGCTGTGCATTCAATTAATAATTTATTAAAAGAAAAAGAAGAAAATCAATTAGGATTAAATCAACTATCTGAACAAGAGGAGTCTATAAACATAGAAAAAGACTATTTAGAAAAGACTAATACTTTCTATAACAATTTGTCTCAGTATTTAAATAGTTATAAAGAAAAAGAACGTTTATCCTCTCAACTAGTAAATTTAAATGAAAAAAGCGAATTAGTAGAACGTGAATTATTAGAATTAAATGAAGCTATTAAATCAAAAGAAATCAACTACAGTCATGTTGAACAATTGAGTCAAGATATTTTCAATATTGAAAAGGAAATAGAACAAGCTGAAAAGTTAAAAAATGATATGCAAATGAAAGAAGAATTAAATTCTAAGTTGAATGACACTAAAGCGTCTTATAATCAAAAGTGTATTGAAATAGATGACTTATCTAATAAGCTATATGAAATAGATAAGACAGAAATTAATTTAAATAACAAAGAAACTTTAGTAGAACAACTTCAACAAGTCGTGTCACTTGGCGACATATGTCCAATTTGCGGGAATGAAATTACTTCATTAGGACAACATATTGATTTTGATAGTATTAATAAAAAGCAAAATTTAATTCAATCATTACAAGAAGATCTTAATAAAATGAATATTGATAAAGCAAAATTGGAAAGTTCTTTAAATCATTTAACAGAGCAAATAAATAATATTTATATTGATCAAAATTCCATACCGGATATTGAAAATCTGTATTCTAAAATCAGTAGAAAGAAAGAAGAAAAAGAAAAACAACAAAAAGAAAATGAATTTATCTTAAAAACGAATAAGAAAGTAGAACGAAAACGTCAAGAAACGTTTGAAATTAGAAATGAAGTTAAGAATGCTGAATCAAAAATTGAACAATGTGAGATACGAATCAATGATTTTGAATCAACAACTAAACATACTGAAATAGATGAATTTGAATCATATTTTAAAAAGCTAAAAAGTAATGTAGATCATTATTTAAAATCACTTGAAGAGCATCAACAAAATAGAAATGAAATTGCTCAAAAATTAAGTATTGAAGAAAATAACTTGCAGCATCATAAGCAAACTAAGAATGAAATCCAAGAAGATATCAAACAAACACAACAATCGATAGAAGCTGAAATGAATCGTTTAAATATAGATTCTATTGAGCAGGTTCAGGATATAGTTAAAATTGTTAATGAAAAAGAAAAAATTGAGAATGAAATTAAAGAATATGATAAACAAATCCATAAGTATGAATTGGAAATGAACAGACTTAAAGAGTTAGTTGCAGGGAAAAAATTAGATAATATAGAAGAAATTCAAAAAGCACTTTCACAACTTAAAGTTGAACTTGAACATTTGAATCATGAAATAGCCACATTAGAATATCAACTGAAATTAAATCAACAAAAAGTGGATGAAATCGTATCTAATATCGAGTATTTAAATAAAGAGTTGAAAGAGCAACAAGATATATTTAATCTTGCAGAAATTCTGTCTGGTAGAAACAGTCAAAAATTAACATTGGAAAATTATGTTCTGATTTATTATTTAGAAAAAATTATAGCACAAGCTAATTTACGTCTTGCTACTATGAGTGGTCAAAGATATCAATTGCAAAGAAGGGAAGCTTTATCTCAAGGGTTTAGTGGTCTGGAAATTGATGTTTTCGATTTTTATTCTAATAAAGCAAGACATATCAGTTCTTTATCAGGTGGAGAGACATTCCAAGCATCTCTAGCGCTAGCATTAGGTTTAAGTGAAATTGTTCAACAAGAATCAGGCGGTATCTCTCTTCAATCAATGTTTATTGATGAAGGTTTTGGTACATTAGATCAAGAAACACTTGAAACCGCACTAGATACATTAGTGAACCTCAAATCAACGGGAAGAATGGTAGGTATTATTTCCCATGTTAGTGAACTAAAACAAAGAATACCACTCATTTTAGAGGTTACATCAAATCAATATCAAAGTATGACAAAATTTAAATGGAACTAA
- the mscL gene encoding large conductance mechanosensitive channel protein MscL yields MLKEFKDFALKGNVLDLAVAVVMGAAFNKIISALVEYIIMPLIGKIFGSVNFAEDWAFWGIKYGLFIQSIIDFIIIAFALFIFVKIANTLMKNEEPEEELEQNTVLLTEIRDLLREKH; encoded by the coding sequence ATGCTAAAAGAATTTAAAGACTTTGCGTTAAAAGGCAACGTGTTAGATTTAGCTGTAGCCGTTGTTATGGGAGCAGCTTTCAATAAAATTATCTCTGCATTAGTCGAATACATCATTATGCCATTAATTGGGAAAATTTTCGGTTCAGTTAATTTTGCAGAAGATTGGGCTTTTTGGGGAATTAAATATGGTTTATTCATTCAATCAATAATTGATTTCATAATCATTGCTTTTGCATTATTTATCTTTGTAAAAATTGCAAATACTTTAATGAAGAATGAAGAACCAGAAGAGGAATTAGAACAAAATACTGTTCTTTTAACTGAAATTAGAGATTTATTAAGAGAAAAACATTAG
- the tkt gene encoding transketolase, translating into MFNKEDQLAIDTIRALSIDTIEKANSGHPGLPMGAAPMAYTLWTRHLNFNPQSKDYFNRDRFVLSAGHGSALLYSLLHVSGSLEMDELKQFRQWGSKTPGHPEFKHTDGVEVTTGPLGQGFAMSVGMALAESHLAGKFNKDNYNVVDHYTYVLASDGDLMEGISHEAASFAGHNQLDKLIVLYDSNDISLDGDLDKAFSEKTQSRFESYGWNYILVKDGNDLEEIDNAINKAKSQQGPTIIEVKTVIGFGSPNKSGTNGVHGAPLGEDERKLTLEAYGLDPEKRFNVPQEVYDIFNSTMLKRANEHEENWKNKVEEYSKSYPELAEEFKLAISGKLPQNYEKELPKFDAEHNAASRADSGEVIQALSKHVPSFFGGSADLAGSNKSNVKDAKDYDKDNRDGKNIWFGVREFGMGAAVNGMAAHGGLHPYGATFFVFSDYLKPALRLSAIMGLNSTFVFTHDSIAVGEDGPTHEPIEQLAGLRAIPNMNVIRPADGNETRVAWEVALESESTPTSLVLTRQNLPTLDVSEETVEEGVRKGAYVVYESKETPEYLLLATGSEVSLAVEAAKDLDAQGKGVRVVSMPNWFAFEQQSEDYKESVIPSNITKRVAIEMASTLGWHKYVGTQGKVIGIDGFGASAPGDLVVEKYGFTKENVLNQIREF; encoded by the coding sequence ATGTTTAATAAAGAAGATCAATTAGCAATCGATACGATTCGTGCTTTAAGTATCGATACAATAGAGAAAGCCAATTCAGGACACCCTGGTTTACCAATGGGTGCAGCACCAATGGCATACACACTATGGACAAGACACCTAAATTTTAATCCCCAATCTAAAGATTATTTTAACAGAGATAGATTTGTATTATCAGCAGGACATGGTTCGGCATTATTATATAGCTTATTACATGTATCTGGTAGCTTAGAAATGGATGAACTTAAACAATTTAGACAATGGGGTTCTAAAACTCCAGGACATCCAGAATTCAAACATACTGATGGCGTAGAAGTAACAACAGGTCCACTAGGACAAGGTTTTGCAATGTCAGTAGGTATGGCTTTAGCGGAAAGTCATTTAGCAGGTAAATTTAACAAAGATAATTATAATGTAGTAGATCATTATACTTATGTACTTGCGTCAGATGGCGACTTAATGGAAGGTATTTCACATGAGGCAGCTTCTTTTGCCGGCCATAACCAATTAGATAAGTTAATCGTTTTATATGATTCAAATGATATTTCATTAGATGGTGATTTAGATAAAGCCTTTTCTGAAAAAACGCAATCACGTTTTGAATCATATGGATGGAATTACATCTTAGTTAAAGATGGAAATGACTTAGAAGAAATTGATAATGCAATTAATAAAGCTAAATCTCAACAAGGACCAACTATTATTGAAGTAAAAACAGTAATAGGTTTTGGTTCTCCAAATAAATCAGGTACTAACGGCGTACATGGTGCTCCATTAGGTGAAGATGAACGTAAATTAACATTAGAAGCATACGGTTTAGATCCTGAAAAACGATTTAATGTACCACAAGAAGTTTACGATATCTTCAATTCTACAATGTTAAAACGTGCTAATGAGCATGAAGAAAATTGGAAAAATAAAGTTGAAGAATATAGTAAATCTTATCCAGAACTAGCTGAAGAGTTCAAATTAGCGATTAGTGGTAAATTACCACAAAATTATGAAAAAGAATTACCTAAATTTGATGCAGAACATAATGCAGCATCTCGTGCTGACTCAGGTGAAGTTATTCAAGCATTAAGTAAACATGTGCCATCATTCTTTGGTGGATCTGCAGACTTAGCTGGTTCAAATAAGTCAAATGTTAAAGATGCTAAAGATTATGATAAAGATAATCGTGATGGCAAAAACATTTGGTTTGGTGTTCGTGAATTTGGTATGGGCGCAGCTGTTAACGGTATGGCAGCTCACGGTGGATTACATCCATACGGGGCAACATTCTTTGTTTTTAGTGACTACTTAAAACCTGCATTACGTTTATCAGCAATAATGGGATTAAATTCAACATTTGTATTTACTCATGATTCTATTGCAGTAGGTGAAGATGGTCCTACTCATGAACCAATTGAACAATTAGCTGGATTACGTGCAATTCCTAACATGAATGTTATTCGTCCAGCAGATGGTAATGAAACAAGAGTTGCTTGGGAAGTTGCTTTAGAATCTGAAAGCACGCCTACATCATTAGTACTTACACGTCAAAATTTACCAACTTTAGATGTTTCAGAAGAAACAGTAGAAGAAGGTGTGCGTAAAGGTGCATATGTCGTTTATGAATCTAAAGAAACACCTGAATATTTATTATTAGCAACTGGTTCTGAAGTAAGCTTAGCGGTTGAAGCAGCTAAAGATTTAGACGCACAAGGTAAAGGTGTTCGAGTGGTTTCTATGCCAAACTGGTTCGCATTCGAACAACAATCAGAAGACTACAAAGAATCTGTGATTCCTTCAAATATTACTAAACGTGTAGCTATTGAAATGGCATCAACATTAGGTTGGCATAAATATGTCGGTACTCAAGGTAAAGTCATTGGTATCGATGGATTTGGTGCAAGTGCTCCTGGCGACTTAGTTGTTGAAAAATATGGATTTACAAAAGAAAATGTTTTAAATCAAATTCGTGAATTTTAA
- the sbcD gene encoding exonuclease subunit SbcD encodes MKVIHTADWHLGRILNGKQLLEDQRYVLDQFINQMKEEKPDIIVIAGDLYDTTYPGKDTIKLFEKTISKLNIDLKIPVILISGNHDGKERLNYGASWFEHSNLYIRTKLENMTQPIRINGINFYTLPFATVAEVQHYFKDDSIQTHQQALDKCITSMSETLQPQDINVLIGHLTVQGGKTSDSERPLTIGTVETVERKSFNIFDFVMLGHLHHPFSINEDTIKYSGSLLQYSFSEVGQPKGYRVVKFNQKNDIQDYFVPIEPLRKLEIVTGDYQDVIQEKVNVSNKNNYIHFKLRNMSHITDPIINLKQIYPNTLALTNETFEHHEAIQHIEIKKEDDLSIINNFYKTITNEQLTDVQEKKMNQIINDLIRKED; translated from the coding sequence ATGAAGGTAATCCATACAGCAGATTGGCATCTAGGTCGCATTTTAAATGGTAAACAATTACTTGAAGATCAAAGGTATGTATTAGATCAATTTATAAATCAAATGAAAGAAGAAAAACCAGACATAATCGTTATTGCTGGAGACTTATACGATACTACATATCCAGGTAAAGATACGATTAAATTATTCGAAAAGACGATTTCCAAGTTAAATATTGATTTAAAAATTCCAGTTATTTTAATTAGTGGAAATCATGATGGAAAAGAGCGTTTGAATTATGGTGCAAGTTGGTTCGAACATAGTAATTTATATATTAGAACTAAATTAGAAAATATGACACAGCCCATTCGTATTAATGGTATCAATTTTTATACATTACCTTTTGCAACTGTTGCTGAAGTACAACACTATTTTAAAGATGACTCAATTCAAACACATCAACAAGCATTGGATAAATGTATAACTAGTATGTCAGAAACACTTCAACCTCAAGACATTAATGTATTGATTGGCCATTTAACTGTACAAGGTGGTAAGACATCCGATTCAGAAAGACCATTAACTATAGGTACTGTCGAAACAGTAGAAAGAAAATCATTTAATATTTTTGATTTTGTCATGTTAGGACACTTACATCATCCATTTAGTATTAATGAAGACACTATTAAATACAGTGGATCATTACTTCAATATTCTTTTTCAGAAGTAGGGCAACCTAAAGGTTATCGAGTAGTCAAGTTTAATCAAAAAAATGATATTCAAGATTATTTTGTTCCAATAGAACCATTGAGAAAATTAGAAATAGTCACAGGTGATTATCAAGACGTTATACAAGAAAAGGTAAACGTATCAAATAAGAATAATTATATCCATTTCAAATTAAGAAATATGTCTCATATTACAGATCCTATTATTAACTTGAAACAAATCTATCCCAATACATTAGCATTAACAAACGAAACGTTTGAGCACCATGAAGCAATTCAACACATTGAAATAAAAAAAGAAGATGATCTATCAATTATTAATAATTTTTATAAAACAATCACCAATGAGCAATTGACTGATGTTCAAGAAAAGAAAATGAATCAAATTATTAATGATTTGATAAGAAAGGAAGATTAA
- a CDS encoding CcdC protein domain-containing protein translates to MAYLIFSIVVAFLMGAVVIVIRMKAQKFPVNEKKIILPPFFMATGALMYVIPYFRLTGIEILESFVLGVLFSTVLIWTSRFEVKGSEIYMKRSKAFPIILISLLVIRTVIKIFISNEIDPGEIAGMFFLLAFCMIVPWRLAMYYKYKKVKKSIVH, encoded by the coding sequence GTGGCATATTTAATATTTTCAATTGTAGTTGCATTCTTGATGGGTGCAGTTGTTATTGTGATTCGTATGAAAGCACAAAAATTTCCAGTCAATGAAAAGAAAATTATTTTACCACCATTTTTCATGGCAACGGGTGCTTTAATGTATGTAATACCGTATTTTAGATTAACAGGGATTGAGATACTAGAATCTTTTGTCTTAGGTGTTTTATTTTCAACAGTCTTAATATGGACATCACGTTTCGAAGTAAAAGGTAGCGAGATTTATATGAAACGTTCAAAAGCATTTCCAATTATCTTGATATCACTATTAGTTATACGTACTGTTATAAAAATATTCATTAGCAATGAGATTGACCCAGGAGAGATTGCTGGTATGTTTTTCTTATTAGCTTTTTGTATGATAGTACCATGGAGATTAGCGATGTATTACAAGTACAAAAAAGTAAAAAAATCTATTGTTCATTAA
- a CDS encoding YneF family protein: MATWLAIILIVIALIAGLVGGFFLARKYMMDYLKKNPPINEEMLRMMMMQMGQKPSQKKINQMMTMMNKNMDQGMKGQKK; the protein is encoded by the coding sequence ATGGCAACGTGGTTAGCAATTATCTTAATTGTAATAGCATTAATCGCAGGTTTAGTTGGTGGTTTCTTCTTAGCTAGAAAATATATGATGGATTATTTGAAAAAAAACCCACCTATTAATGAAGAAATGCTACGTATGATGATGATGCAAATGGGTCAAAAACCTTCTCAAAAGAAAATCAATCAAATGATGACTATGATGAACAAAAATATGGACCAAGGTATGAAAGGTCAAAAGAAATAA